One genomic region from Biomphalaria glabrata chromosome 7, xgBioGlab47.1, whole genome shotgun sequence encodes:
- the LOC106052988 gene encoding uncharacterized protein LOC106052988 — MENSDDERVADAIVDKDRSTKRELHKQNKKPGIIYLSTVPEFMSVQKLKNIFGEYGEVKRTFFQPVEKSYSYKKGLLFTEGWVEFSSRSVAKYVALVLNNTQVGGKKRNPWYSCIWNIKYLPEFTWTDVNADRELKKATFESRLRADISQVKKQTSFYTSSLEKSKAMDEIKKRKEKKGEVFERREFGDGVRQRLTDEEVLAQKQSLKRKSDTSSGEKKAKKSKSTFGSSDELDTKAFVMSHIFGMT; from the exons ATGGAAAATTCTGATGATGAACGTGTAGCCGATGCTATTGTTGACAAAGATAGATCTACAAAGCGTGAGCTccacaagcaaaacaaaaaaccaGGAATTATATACCTGAGCACAGTTCCGGAATTCATGAgtgttcaaaaattaaaaaatattttcggtGAATACGGAGAAgtgaaaagaacattttttcaGCCAGTGG agAAGAGTTACTCTTATAAAAAGGGTCTACTCTTTACTGAAGGATGGGTTGAGTTTTCCAGCAGGAGTGTTGCCAAATATGTTGCACTAGTTCTTAACAACACCCAAGTTGGCGGCAAGAAGAGGAATCCTTGGTACAGTTGTATCTGGAATATTAAATACTTACCTGAGTTCACATGGACAGATGTTAATGCTGATAGGGAACTGAAAAAGGCTACATTTGAAAGCAGACTAAGAGCTGACATATCCCAGGTTAAAAAACAGACATCATTTTATACAAGTAGTTTGGAGAAATCCAAAGCAATGGATGAGATTAAAAAACGTAAAGAGAAAAAGGGTGAGGTGTTTGAGCGAAGGGAATTCGGTGATGGTGTGCGACAACGGTTAACAGATGAAGAAGTTTTGGCACAAAAACAGTCGCTGAAGCGCAAATCTGACACCTCATCTGGAGAGAAAAAAGCCAAGAAATCAAAAAGTACATTTGGTAGCAGTGATGAATTAGATACAAAAGCATTTGTTATGAGCCATATTTTTGGCATGACTTAA